Proteins found in one Quercus robur chromosome 2, dhQueRobu3.1, whole genome shotgun sequence genomic segment:
- the LOC126715516 gene encoding putative glycerol-3-phosphate transporter 5 codes for MQPKTPSLAPALTLFPNLKPPHKTLLFHQILVLTITFFAYASFHASRKPPSIVKSVLGPTLETNNSTSIDTGWAPFDGPQGTHRLGEVDLAFLSSYSIGMYFAGHLGDRMDLRLFLVFGMMGSGVFTMVFGFGYWLDLHLLGFFVGVQIVCGLFQSIGWPCVVAIVGNWFGKSKRGLIMGVWNSHTSVGNIIGSVVASGVLEFGWGWSFLVPGLLVIVVGILVFMFLVVSPEDLGLECPGMEVEMNVEVNGDSERVVSEEAGLLGNESLDTLSSAIGFLEAWRLPGVAPFAFCLFFSKLVAYTFLYWLPFYIRHTAVAGVYLSHKSAGILSTIFDIGGVFGGILAGYISDLIDARAVTSISFLLLSIPALVFYRVYGGLSMFANIGLMFLSGLLVNGPYSLITTAVAADLGTQSFVRGNSRALATVTAIIDGTGSVGAALGPLLAGYISSRGWNSVFFMLILAIFFAILFLIRVARTEIKGKLNEGKWFWNSISSH; via the exons ATGCAACCCAAAACCCCATCCCTAGCTCCAGCTCTGACCCTCTTCCCAAATCTCAAGCCTCCTCACAAAACCCTACTGTTCCATCAAATTCTAGTCCTAACCATCACATTCTTCGCCTATGCTTCTTTCCACGCCTCTCGTAAACCCCCAAGCATCGTCAAGAGCGTGCTTGGTCCCACACTCGAAACCAACAATTCGACCTCCATTGATACCGGTTGGGCCCCATTTGATGGGCCTCAAGGGACCCACAGGCTCGGCGAGGTCGACCTCGCGTTCCTGTCTTCCTATTCGATAGGAATGTATTTCGCCGGCCATTTGGGTGATCGAATGGATTTGAGGCTGTTCCTTGTGTTTGGGATGATGGGAAGTGGTGTTTTTACAatggtttttggatttgggtaTTGGTTGGATTTgcatttgttgggttttttcgTTGGGGTTCAGATTGTTTGTGGTTTGTTTCAGTCAATTGGGTGGCCTTGTGTGGTGGCAATTGTGGGGAATTGGTTTGGGAAATCTAAGAGGGGTTTGATCATGGGGGTTTGGAATTCACATACCTCGGTTGGGAACATTATTGGTTCGGTTGTTGCTTCCGGGGTTTTGGAATTCGGGTGGGGTTGGTCTTTTTTGGTGCCTGGTTTGTTGGTGATTGTGGTTGGGATTTTGGTGTTTATGTTTCTTGTTGTGAGTCCTGAGGACTTGGGGTTAGAGTGTCCTGGAATGGAGGTTGAGATGAATGTGGAGGTGAATGGGGATTCGGAGAGAGTGGTGTCGGAGGAAGCGGGGCTTTTGGGAAATGAGAGTTTGGATACTTTGTCGTCTGCAATTGGTTTTTTGGAGGCATGGAGGCTGCCGGGTGTGGCGCCTTTTGCTTTCTGCCTTTTCTTCTCGAAGCTGGTGGCTTACACTTTTCTGTATTGGTTGCCCTTCTACATTAGGCATACAG CTGTTGCTGGTGTGTATTTGTCACACAAATCTGCTGGGATCCTCTCAACAATTTTCGATATTGGAGGGGTCTTTGGTGGAATTTTGGCAGGATACATATCTGATTTGATTGATGCTCGTGCGGTTACTTCAATCTCATTCTTGTTACTATCAATTCCAGCCCTTGTTTTCTACCGTGTATATGGAGGCCTCTCTATGTTTGCCAACATTGGATTGATGTTTCTTTCTGGATTGCTTGTAAATGGTCCATACTCACTCATTACAACGGCTGTTGCTGCCGATCTTGGTACCCAGAGTTTTGTTAGAGGGAATTCCCGAGCATTAGCTACTGTAACTGCTATTATAGATGGTACTGGTTCTGTAGGGGCAGCGCTTGGTCCACTATTGGCTGGGTATATTTC